A single region of the Chelmon rostratus isolate fCheRos1 chromosome 5, fCheRos1.pri, whole genome shotgun sequence genome encodes:
- the med22 gene encoding mediator of RNA polymerase II transcription subunit 22 has translation MATQRVLPQSKETLLQNYNKRLKDDIRSILDNFTEIVKTAKIEDETQVSRATQAEQDHYEMHVRAANIVRAGESLMKLVSDLKQFLILNDFPSVNDAISLQNQQLRSLQEECDKKLTSLRDEIAIDLYELEEEYYSSRYK, from the exons ATGGCTACTCAGAGAGTGCTCCCTCAGAGCAAAGAGACTCTGCTGCAGAACTACAACAAGAGACTGAAGGACGACATCAGGTCCATCCTGGACAACTTCACAGAAATTGTCAAAACAGCGAAG ATCGAGGATGAGACACAGGTTTCCCGAGCAACGCAAGCAGAGCAGGACCACTATGAGATGCACGTCAGAGCAGCCAACATT GTGCGAGCTGGGGAGTCCCTGATGAAGCTGGTGTCCGATCTGAAGCAGTTCCTGATTCTGAACGACTTTCCCTCCGTGAACGACGCCATCAGCCTGCAGAACCAGCAGCTGCGCTCGCTGCAGGAGGAGTGTGACAAGAAGCTCACCTCGCTCCGTGACGAGATCGCCATCGACCTGTATGAGCTAGAGGAAGAATATTACTCCTCCAGGTACAAGTAG
- the c5h9orf78 gene encoding telomere length and silencing protein 1 homolog: MPSGKNFRRRRDSSDVEEEETTEELRSKVEEAKELQSLRKRQTGVSVTALLVGEKLPPEAEIDNDPFKLKTGGVVDMKKVKDRNRDMTEDETDLNLGTSFSAETNRRDEDADMMKYIETELKKKKGLVEAEEQKVKVKNAEDHLYELPENIRVNSAKKTEEMLSNQMLSGIPEVDLGIDAKIKNIIFTEEAKAKLLAEQRNKKKDHGTSFVPTNIAVNYVQHNRFYHEDVNAPQRHHRHREEPKARPLRVGDTEKPGPEASSPPNYRKRPNNEKATDDYHYEKFKKMNRRY; encoded by the exons ATGCCGAGTGGTAAAAACTTTAGGAGGAGAAGGGACTCGTCAGAtgtagaggaggaagagacaaCTGAAGAACTCAG ATCAAAAGTAGAAGAGGctaaagagctgcagagtttgcGGAAACGACAGACCGGAGTCAG TGTGACCGCCCTGTTGGTAGGAGAGAAACTCCCGCCAGAGGCTGAAATTGAT AATGACCCTTTTAAACTGAAGACTGGAGGGGTTGTTGACATGAAGAAAGTCAAAGACAGGAATAGGGACAT GACAGaagacgagacagacctcaACCTGGGCACATCCTTTTCTGCTGAAACGAACAGAAGAGACGAGGATGCCGACAT GATGAAATATATTGAGACAgagctgaaaaagaagaagggtTTGGTGGAAGCCGAGGAACAGAAAGTTAAGGTGAAGAACGCTGAGGACCACCTGTATGAGCTGCCTGAGAACATCCGAGTCAATTCTGccaagaagacagaggagatgtTATCCAATCAGATGCTGAGTGGGATTCCTGAAGTTGATCTTGGCATTGA CGCAAAGATAAAGAACATTATCTTCACAGAGGAGGCGAAAGCCAAGCTTCTGGCAGAACAGAGGAACAAGAAAAAGGACCATGGCACATCATTTGTACCCACCAACATCGCTGTCAACTACGTCCAACACAACCGCT TCTATCATGAGGATGTGAATGCACCACAGAGgcaccacagacacagagaagagcCCAAAGCAAGACCGCTACGTgtgggagacacagagaaaccaGGTCCAGAGG CGTCGTCACCACCAAACTACCGCAAACGTCCAAACAATGAAAAGGCCACAGATGACTACCATTACGAGAAGTTCAAGAAGATGAATCGGCGATATTGA
- the nfu1 gene encoding NFU1 iron-sulfur cluster scaffold homolog, mitochondrial isoform X1, with product MATYRQVGRLFGISARLSRPPVSVNRKQTKCHRLSHITLFQPISNSLAGSGYQSAGLHWPSHNTGVSHRWPQSPHWVVPGRTMFVQTQDTPNPNSMKFLPGRTVLESGTMNFANPRDAHCSPLARQLFRIDGVKGVFLGPDFITISKSDANMEWKVIKPDVFAAIMDFFTSGLPVVNENSKPSEDTAPSDDDDEVVAMIKELLDTRIRPTVQEDGGDVLYRGFEDGIVKLKLQGSCTSCPSSIITLKSGIQNMLQFYVPEVESVEQVKDEEEEEAAQV from the exons ATGGCAACTTACAGACAGGTCGGCAGGTTGTTTGGTATTTCAGCAAGACTTTCGCGTCC GCCTGTTTCTGTAAataggaaacaaacaaagtgccACAGACTGAGCCACATAACACTATTCcaaccaatcagcaacag TCTTGCAGGCAGTGGATATCAGAGCGCTGGATTACACTGGCCTTCACATAACACAGGAGTGTCTCACAGATGGCCACAAAGCCCTCATTGGGTTGTCCCTG GAAGGACTATGTTTGTGCAGACGCAGGACACACCAAACCCAAACAGCATGAAGTTTCTGCCCGGACGCACAGTACTTGAATCAGGAACAATGAATTTTGCCAACCCTCGTGACGCGCACTGCTCTCCCTTAGCCAG ACAGCTGTTCAGGATTGATGGTGTCAAGGGTGTGTTCCTGGGCCCAGACTTCATCACCATATCAAAG TCTGATGCAAATATGGAATGGAAAGTTATCAAGCCTGATGTGTTTGCTGCCATTATGGACTTTTTCACTTCTGGACTTCCTGTtgtcaatgaaaacagcaaacctAGTGAGGATACAG CACcatcagatgatgatgatgaagtagTTGCTATGATCAAAGAACTGCTGGATACTCGAATAAG GCCAACAGTacaggaggatggaggggaTGTTCTGTATCGGGGGTTTGAGGATGGCATCGTTAAACTGAAGCTGCAGGGCTCCTGCACCAGTTGTCCCAGTTCCATTATTACTTTGAAGAGTGGAATccaaaacatgctgcagttttACGTTCCTGAAGTTGAATCAGTGGAGCAG gtgaaggacgaggaggaggaggaggccgctCAAGTTTGA
- the nfu1 gene encoding NFU1 iron-sulfur cluster scaffold homolog, mitochondrial isoform X2, whose product MATYRQVGRLFGISARLSRPLAGSGYQSAGLHWPSHNTGVSHRWPQSPHWVVPGRTMFVQTQDTPNPNSMKFLPGRTVLESGTMNFANPRDAHCSPLARQLFRIDGVKGVFLGPDFITISKSDANMEWKVIKPDVFAAIMDFFTSGLPVVNENSKPSEDTAPSDDDDEVVAMIKELLDTRIRPTVQEDGGDVLYRGFEDGIVKLKLQGSCTSCPSSIITLKSGIQNMLQFYVPEVESVEQVKDEEEEEAAQV is encoded by the exons ATGGCAACTTACAGACAGGTCGGCAGGTTGTTTGGTATTTCAGCAAGACTTTCGCGTCC TCTTGCAGGCAGTGGATATCAGAGCGCTGGATTACACTGGCCTTCACATAACACAGGAGTGTCTCACAGATGGCCACAAAGCCCTCATTGGGTTGTCCCTG GAAGGACTATGTTTGTGCAGACGCAGGACACACCAAACCCAAACAGCATGAAGTTTCTGCCCGGACGCACAGTACTTGAATCAGGAACAATGAATTTTGCCAACCCTCGTGACGCGCACTGCTCTCCCTTAGCCAG ACAGCTGTTCAGGATTGATGGTGTCAAGGGTGTGTTCCTGGGCCCAGACTTCATCACCATATCAAAG TCTGATGCAAATATGGAATGGAAAGTTATCAAGCCTGATGTGTTTGCTGCCATTATGGACTTTTTCACTTCTGGACTTCCTGTtgtcaatgaaaacagcaaacctAGTGAGGATACAG CACcatcagatgatgatgatgaagtagTTGCTATGATCAAAGAACTGCTGGATACTCGAATAAG GCCAACAGTacaggaggatggaggggaTGTTCTGTATCGGGGGTTTGAGGATGGCATCGTTAAACTGAAGCTGCAGGGCTCCTGCACCAGTTGTCCCAGTTCCATTATTACTTTGAAGAGTGGAATccaaaacatgctgcagttttACGTTCCTGAAGTTGAATCAGTGGAGCAG gtgaaggacgaggaggaggaggaggccgctCAAGTTTGA